TGTATTGGGAAAATACCGATGCCAATCTTTCACATTTTGAGGAAATTCTGGAAAAAATTCCTGCTGAAACTGACCTCGTAATCTTCCCGGAAATGTTTAACACGGGTTTCAGCATGGAGGTATCAGAACCCATGAATTTTTCGACCCATAAATGGATGAAAAACATGGCTTCTAAGCACCAGAGCCACATTTTGGGCTCATTGGCTGTAAAAGAAGGTGATGCCAAATACAACAGGGCTCTATTGGTAAACCCCGATGGTAAGACTTACAAATACGACAAAAAGCACCTTTTTGGATACGGAAAAGAAACCGAAACTTTTTCGCCTGGCAATGACAACGTGACCATCTACGAAAAAGGATGGAAAATCAAGCCTCTGATATGCTACGACTTAAGGTTCCCGGTTTGGTGTAGAAATATTTTTCCCTACTATGATGTGCTGGTTTTTGTAGCCTCATGGCCAAAAGCGAGAATTAATGCCTGGAGGCAGCTATTAATAGCCAGAGCCATTGAAAATCAATGCTTTGTGATTGGAGTTAACAGAATTGGAACCGATGGAAATGGGCTGGAATATAACGGACAAAGTATGTTAATTGATTTTCAGGGAGAAATAATCGCAGAAGCTGGGGATGCAGAAAACATCATTTCTGCTCAACTCAACTACCAGGATCTTCAGGATTTTAGGAAAAAATTTCCGTTTCTAAATGACATGGATTCGTTTCATTTCTGAAATAATCAATGCTGATGTTTATGTTTTTCTGCCAGATAATATTCAGCCTGGCAATAAGGACATTTCACTTTTCCCTGTTCGTTTTTATAGCCTCTGATGTGCTCATTAAATCCTGATGCAATAATACCTGCAGGCAAAGCAAAAAGAGAAATTCCGGAAATTGCCACAAGAGAACCGAGTATTTTTCCGGCAAGTGTGATTGGATAAATATCTCCATAACCCACTGTTGTCATGGTATTTACACCCCACCAAAGTGCGGCAGGAATGCTTGAAAAATTTTCAGGTTGCACCGGATGCTCCAGAAAATACATGAGAGAACTGGAAAATAAAATTAAAAATATGATAAATGAAAATGCCAGAATCAGCTCCTCTCTTTTGCTGGTCAATACATTTTTTATGATTCTGAAAGCATGAAAATATTTGCTCATTCTGAACAGCCTCAGAATACGGAGCAATCTTAACATCCTTATAACCCCGAAATCTGTAACAAAGGCAGATAGAAAAAACGGAGCAATAGCCAATAAATCAACAATACCCCAAAAAGAAAAAATAAATTTTATTCTTCCCCAAAACTTATGGGTATAGAAACGGCTTTCAACACATGACCATAGCCGTAACAGATATTCAATTGAAAAAATAATTACTGAAAAAACTTCAAAGTCCCAGAATATATGATGGTAAGTGGAAGATAAGCTAGGAATGGTATTTAGAATAATGGCAATAGTATTTAGAAATATCAATACCGAAAGTGATATATTGATAATAAAGCTAAGGCCTTTTTCTCGGTGTACCTGATATTGAGGGCACTCCAGATCCTCCTTCTAAAAGTTATTTTTGAGAATTCGGCATGTTTATTTTTCGAGTCCATAATTTAAAGTTTTTTCAGTGGCTGGCACGCCTTTATCCATCCATTGTGGAAGGGGCTGATTTTTAAGGTAATAATCAAAAAATTGTGCCATTCTAACTGTCCAGTCTTTTCTGTTTTTTCTTTGGGTCAGACCATGTTTTTCACCATTATAATTAATCATCCATACCGGCTTACTGAGTCTTTTTAAGCCCATAAACATCTCGATGCCCTGGTACCATGGCACTGCTCCATCGTCGTCGTTATGCATCATCAAAAGCGGGGTTTTTACCGAAGGCAAATAAAACAATGGGCTGTTTTCCAGATATTTTTGGGTGTCTTCCCAAAGTGTTACTCCTAATCTCGACTGGGTTCTTTCGTATTGTGCCTGACGAGAAAGTCCAGTTTCCCACCTAATTCCACCATAAGCACTCGTCATATTGGCAACAGGAGCACCGGCCTCCGCAGCCGCAAAGATTGGCGTTTGAGTGATTAAATATGCAGTTTGGTACCCACCCCAGCTATGTCCTTGTATTCCAAGTTTTGTGCTATCAATAAAACCCAATTCAAGTACTTTTTTCACTCCGGGAATTATGCAATCCATGGCACTTTGACCTGGATAACCAACTTTATATACGATATCCGGAACAAAAACAAAATATCCATTACTTGTATAATATGAAAAATTAATACTCGATCTTCCCGGTTGAGGAACAATATAGGTGTGCAGTTCGTCCGACATTTTTTCATAAAAATAAGTTATCATCGGATATTTTTTTGTAGGATCAAAATCAGCCGGACGGAATAACATACCCTGCAGATTTTTTCCATAAGTTGATTGATAATCAATTAGTTCTACCCTACCCCAATTTATTTTTTCTTGTTGCGGATTTGCCGTACTAATCTTTTTAATCTCTTTGAAATCGGACATTTGAGTGTGCTGAAGGTCAGGAAATACCTCAAAGTTTTCGACCGAAAAAATCAAGTCATCTGAATTTTTGGCTTTCCAAACTTTTTCAGAAAAATGCATATTGTCCCAATTGAGGTCGGATACTCCTGAACTATCGGTTGGGTTTAATCTGGCATAACCTGATGCCTTGGATTTGTTGTTAAACTGGTGTAAAAGTACCGGCATTCCCGGTTCAATTGCCGGAGCTTTTTCGTCTAATGTAATGTGCCTGAAAGTGATTCCTTTTTCCCTGCCTTTGGTTAGCCTTTTGAGTTCTTTAGACTTTCCAAGACTTGCTTCCCAAATATCAAACTTATCGTAAAGCCATATTTTTTCCTGTTCTTTCAAAAATCCGGCAACTCCATAACTACCCGGTTCGTCGGGGTGGTCGTCGTCAGCGACATCTGAAAAATCTTTGCTTTCAGTGATTTTGTAAGTTTTCTGATTTTTTATTTGATAGGAATACCATGCGGTATCCTGCAGGGAGTAATAGACCACAAATCTGCCATCAGGCGACATTTTCAAGTCACTAATCCTTTTGTTTTCTAATATCCTGTTCTTCTTTAAGTTTTCCGTATCTACCAAAAACACATCTACCGGAGGGTTAAAAAACCAGTGCTGATCTCCATATGCGTAAGGTGAAACGAGTAAGATATTTTCTTCGTTTTTTTCTTTGGTGAAATTGGGCAACAAATACTCCTCATTGGCTATTTGGCTTATTTTCTGAGACTTAACATCAT
The sequence above is a segment of the Cytophagaceae bacterium genome. Coding sequences within it:
- a CDS encoding ion transporter, coding for MECPQYQVHREKGLSFIINISLSVLIFLNTIAIILNTIPSLSSTYHHIFWDFEVFSVIIFSIEYLLRLWSCVESRFYTHKFWGRIKFIFSFWGIVDLLAIAPFFLSAFVTDFGVIRMLRLLRILRLFRMSKYFHAFRIIKNVLTSKREELILAFSFIIFLILFSSSLMYFLEHPVQPENFSSIPAALWWGVNTMTTVGYGDIYPITLAGKILGSLVAISGISLFALPAGIIASGFNEHIRGYKNEQGKVKCPYCQAEYYLAEKHKHQH
- a CDS encoding amidohydrolase, with the translated sequence MIPNLNVSLVQSDLYWENTDANLSHFEEILEKIPAETDLVIFPEMFNTGFSMEVSEPMNFSTHKWMKNMASKHQSHILGSLAVKEGDAKYNRALLVNPDGKTYKYDKKHLFGYGKETETFSPGNDNVTIYEKGWKIKPLICYDLRFPVWCRNIFPYYDVLVFVASWPKARINAWRQLLIARAIENQCFVIGVNRIGTDGNGLEYNGQSMLIDFQGEIIAEAGDAENIISAQLNYQDLQDFRKKFPFLNDMDSFHF
- a CDS encoding S9 family peptidase; protein product: MKQILFFCLLLSQLSFAQKRPLNHSDYDGWNAINETKISENGQWAAYILAPQDGDSRLVFYPLRGNAIDSIERASDLWLSKDSQWAAFKISPYKKEVKEAKIRKLKKDDMPKDSLGFQNLNTHETIKFGNVKSFVFPEKSTDWVAFLSNPVNKTDSASKAKKSKKESEINGSILNVYSLKNNTLHKFPYVNSYHFDSEAKTLIFYTTGKDSTFKSGLYSFSTEAQKYNMINKEKGNYKHLVSDETGSQFAAIFDPDTTQKALVKNFQLLQWQVNENPKIIADTNILAGAKNLFVSADFKPEFSKNGHRLFLGTLPRYLVKDTSRIEEEVVNLDIWNWKDKRNMPQQLANLSKDQKTSNLAIYDVKSQKISQIANEEYLLPNFTKEKNEENILLVSPYAYGDQHWFFNPPVDVFLVDTENLKKNRILENKRISDLKMSPDGRFVVYYSLQDTAWYSYQIKNQKTYKITESKDFSDVADDDHPDEPGSYGVAGFLKEQEKIWLYDKFDIWEASLGKSKELKRLTKGREKGITFRHITLDEKAPAIEPGMPVLLHQFNNKSKASGYARLNPTDSSGVSDLNWDNMHFSEKVWKAKNSDDLIFSVENFEVFPDLQHTQMSDFKEIKKISTANPQQEKINWGRVELIDYQSTYGKNLQGMLFRPADFDPTKKYPMITYFYEKMSDELHTYIVPQPGRSSINFSYYTSNGYFVFVPDIVYKVGYPGQSAMDCIIPGVKKVLELGFIDSTKLGIQGHSWGGYQTAYLITQTPIFAAAEAGAPVANMTSAYGGIRWETGLSRQAQYERTQSRLGVTLWEDTQKYLENSPLFYLPSVKTPLLMMHNDDDGAVPWYQGIEMFMGLKRLSKPVWMINYNGEKHGLTQRKNRKDWTVRMAQFFDYYLKNQPLPQWMDKGVPATEKTLNYGLEK